The Lutibacter profundi genome includes a region encoding these proteins:
- a CDS encoding nuclease-related domain-containing DEAD/DEAH box helicase, translating to MAKLIPSYDKILSLKVKPEEGELHLLKFLDSELDNSFEVYFNPYMNGDRPDIVVMKEGQGILIIEVKDYDLNSYELDKKKNFVIKSNKAKTHKSPISQVLKYKDNLFELHIENLLEKKIKDIRHFNTVSCAIYFHNATSQKINDLLIEPYKHDKKYITFLKYNIDFIGRDNLNEYDLKELLKKRYLISERPSFLFTEDIYKSIKRFLKPPVHLKEEGEDIRYSKKQLEIIYEPNKKQQRIKGVVGSGKTTVLAARAVQAHKRSKGNVLILTYNITLKNFIRDKISRVREEFGWENFVISNYHLFINSELNNLEIPIKIPKGFNKYSEEEKDRYFEKEYYSNKQLFIDNKDKIKPYDVILIDEIQDYKRAWMEIIKECFLSENGEYVLFGDVKQNIYNNKTEGKDVSTNVKGVTELKYCFRSDFKIKDLAILYQKDIFKDKYEIDNFNQKSQALELAFERNQQGSLNYIFLPNADSVSSLYTIIHENAINKDIPPNDITILGNSISLLKKFDAYYRYSSNERTNTMFETFEMVYRMGLNYLKNDKPEWLKNGIKLINRHNDRSEARAFNQLSILFTINDLYGEYPDRFKKKFEIFCQKFNTNISNFLKYLKQYEKKLDEFKKDYGPEKQSSNLKMIRNNKKIHFYMNSGTVKVSTIHSFKGWESETVFLILENFNFQMTFDEILYTGITRTRANLILINYGNTEYHNKLNDLIEKVK from the coding sequence ATGGCAAAACTAATTCCTTCATATGACAAAATACTTTCACTGAAAGTAAAACCTGAAGAAGGAGAATTGCATTTGCTAAAGTTCTTAGACTCTGAACTTGATAATTCATTTGAAGTGTATTTTAATCCATATATGAATGGAGACCGTCCAGACATTGTGGTTATGAAAGAAGGACAAGGAATTTTAATAATTGAAGTTAAGGACTATGATTTGAACAGCTACGAACTTGACAAAAAAAAGAACTTCGTAATTAAGAGCAATAAAGCTAAAACTCACAAATCCCCTATTTCACAAGTCCTTAAGTACAAGGACAACCTTTTTGAACTGCACATTGAGAATCTTCTTGAGAAGAAAATAAAAGACATAAGGCATTTCAATACAGTATCGTGTGCAATATATTTTCACAACGCAACTTCTCAAAAAATCAATGATTTGCTCATTGAGCCATACAAACACGACAAAAAGTACATAACGTTTCTTAAATACAATATTGACTTTATCGGAAGAGATAATCTCAATGAGTATGACCTGAAGGAATTGCTCAAAAAAAGATATTTGATTTCAGAAAGACCGTCATTTCTTTTCACAGAAGATATTTACAAAAGCATAAAAAGGTTTCTTAAGCCACCAGTTCATCTAAAAGAAGAAGGAGAAGATATTAGGTACAGTAAAAAGCAACTCGAAATCATTTATGAACCTAACAAGAAACAACAAAGAATTAAAGGAGTTGTAGGTTCTGGTAAGACAACTGTACTTGCAGCAAGAGCTGTTCAAGCACATAAACGTTCAAAAGGGAACGTTCTGATTTTAACTTACAATATCACGCTTAAAAATTTCATACGAGATAAAATAAGTAGGGTGCGTGAAGAATTCGGATGGGAAAACTTTGTTATTTCAAATTATCATTTATTCATCAACTCAGAGTTGAACAATCTTGAAATTCCTATTAAAATTCCTAAGGGATTCAATAAATATAGTGAAGAAGAAAAGGACAGATATTTTGAGAAAGAATACTATTCCAATAAGCAGTTATTCATTGACAATAAAGACAAAATAAAGCCTTATGATGTAATTCTAATTGATGAAATCCAAGACTATAAAAGAGCTTGGATGGAAATTATAAAGGAATGTTTTTTAAGTGAAAATGGAGAATATGTTTTGTTCGGTGACGTAAAGCAGAACATTTACAACAATAAGACCGAAGGGAAAGATGTATCCACCAACGTTAAAGGTGTAACAGAATTAAAATATTGCTTTCGCTCTGATTTCAAGATAAAAGACTTAGCGATTTTATATCAGAAAGATATTTTTAAGGACAAATACGAAATAGACAACTTTAATCAGAAATCACAAGCATTAGAACTTGCATTTGAAAGAAATCAGCAAGGTAGTCTCAATTATATATTTCTACCAAATGCTGATAGCGTCAGTAGCCTATATACAATAATTCACGAAAATGCTATAAATAAAGATATTCCGCCAAACGACATTACCATTTTAGGAAACTCTATCTCACTACTTAAAAAGTTTGATGCCTATTATCGCTATTCTTCCAACGAACGGACGAATACTATGTTTGAGACGTTTGAAATGGTTTATAGAATGGGTTTGAACTATTTAAAAAACGATAAACCTGAATGGTTAAAGAACGGAATAAAATTGATTAATCGACATAATGACAGGTCAGAAGCAAGAGCATTTAATCAACTAAGTATTCTTTTCACCATAAACGACCTTTATGGAGAATATCCAGATAGATTCAAGAAAAAATTTGAAATCTTTTGTCAGAAGTTTAATACTAACATTTCAAATTTCTTGAAGTACCTAAAACAATATGAAAAGAAACTTGATGAATTCAAAAAAGACTATGGACCAGAAAAACAGAGCAGTAATTTAAAAATGATTCGTAATAACAAAAAGATTCATTTTTATATGAATAGCGGTACTGTAAAAGTATCGACTATTCACAGCTTTAAAGGTTGGGAAAGTGAAACTGTCTTTTTGATTTTGGAGAACTTTAATTTCCAAATGACTTTTGATGAAATTCTGTATACAGGAATTACCCGAACTCGAGCAAATCTGATTTTAATAAATTATGGCAATACAGAATATCACAACAAATTAAACGACTTGATTGAAAAAGTAAAATAA
- a CDS encoding integrase core domain-containing protein gives MPWKETTTMEQKIEFICEWRTGKYTITELCKNFEISRPTAYKLINRFEKQGFEGLKEQSRTPKEHPNATKENIVDGILKLKKKHPRWGAKKINKLLFNDFTENEIPSVVTVHNILKRHGLVCPQKRLRRVKPVYPIFDPKVCNEVWSADYKGKFLMGNKVYCHPLTIADSKSRFLFTAKGHYKETLKYAKAEFTKVFRKYGIPKQLHTDNGSPFGSVRAIQRFTQLSYWFIELGIIPVFSDPAHPEQNGRHERMHRDLKAACAKPSAYDLKAQQRRLNHFVKEYNHIRPHEALGMETPASMHNFSTRPFPEKIPNFDYNSNLKILKVTQNGAIRWKSYYWVYLTAALKGKYVGIEDLGNGIWKVFYRDVFLGFFNETQLRNKEKSIRLETNLV, from the coding sequence ATGCCTTGGAAAGAAACAACAACTATGGAACAAAAAATTGAATTTATTTGTGAATGGAGAACTGGAAAATATACCATCACAGAATTATGTAAAAACTTTGAAATCTCAAGACCCACCGCCTATAAGTTAATAAATAGGTTTGAAAAACAAGGTTTTGAAGGCTTAAAAGAGCAATCAAGAACTCCAAAGGAACATCCAAATGCGACAAAGGAAAATATTGTTGATGGGATACTTAAATTAAAGAAAAAACACCCACGCTGGGGAGCTAAAAAAATCAATAAACTATTGTTTAACGATTTTACAGAAAATGAGATCCCCTCGGTGGTTACTGTTCACAACATACTCAAAAGACACGGTTTAGTATGCCCTCAAAAAAGGTTAAGAAGAGTCAAACCTGTATATCCTATTTTTGATCCAAAAGTGTGTAATGAAGTATGGAGTGCAGATTACAAAGGAAAGTTTTTAATGGGTAATAAAGTGTATTGTCACCCACTGACCATTGCTGATTCCAAAAGTAGATTTTTATTCACAGCTAAAGGACATTATAAAGAAACTTTAAAGTACGCAAAGGCTGAATTTACAAAGGTTTTTAGGAAATATGGAATCCCTAAACAACTCCACACAGACAACGGAAGTCCCTTTGGGTCTGTTCGTGCTATTCAACGATTTACACAACTCTCCTATTGGTTTATTGAACTTGGAATTATACCCGTTTTTTCTGACCCAGCACACCCAGAACAAAACGGAAGACACGAACGTATGCATCGCGATTTAAAAGCGGCTTGTGCCAAACCTTCAGCCTATGACTTAAAAGCACAACAAAGACGTTTAAATCACTTTGTAAAAGAATATAATCACATAAGACCTCACGAAGCCTTAGGGATGGAAACACCTGCTTCAATGCATAACTTTTCCACCAGACCTTTTCCTGAAAAAATACCTAACTTTGACTATAATTCAAATCTCAAAATTTTAAAAGTAACTCAAAATGGAGCAATCAGATGGAAGTCGTATTATTGGGTATATTTAACAGCAGCTTTAAAAGGAAAATACGTAGGTATTGAAGATTTAGGTAATGGAATTTGGAAAGTCTTTTATAGAGACGTATTTTTAGGTTTCTTTAATGAAACACAATTAAGAAATAAAGAAAAGTCAATAAGGTTAGAAACTAATTTAGTGTAA
- a CDS encoding DUF2007 domain-containing protein, whose amino-acid sequence MGLVTIRTFENGPEAHLFKTKLLSLGIECFIFDEQTITLNPIMGVAIGGIKLKVNENDYEKSNQVITDIENTPLTNEKDEILKCPKCNSIELYTGFKSMKGVKGIISTITSFLFMIYPVYFKNVYKCKDCGNEFDKE is encoded by the coding sequence ATGGGATTAGTAACAATTAGAACATTTGAAAATGGCCCAGAAGCACATCTTTTTAAAACTAAATTATTGAGTTTAGGAATTGAATGTTTCATTTTTGATGAACAAACGATTACGCTTAATCCAATTATGGGAGTCGCAATTGGTGGAATTAAATTGAAAGTGAATGAGAATGATTATGAAAAGTCTAATCAAGTAATTACTGATATTGAAAACACTCCATTGACAAATGAAAAAGACGAAATTTTAAAATGTCCGAAATGTAATTCAATTGAGTTATACACTGGATTTAAATCTATGAAAGGAGTAAAAGGAATAATCTCAACTATAACTTCATTTTTATTTATGATTTATCCAGTATATTTTAAGAATGTCTATAAATGCAAAGATTGTGGAAACGAATTTGACAAAGAATAA
- a CDS encoding SIMPL domain-containing protein (The SIMPL domain is named for its presence in mouse protein SIMPL (signalling molecule that associates with mouse pelle-like kinase). Bacterial member BP26, from Brucella, was shown to assemble into a channel-like structure, while YggE from E. coli has been associated with resistance to oxidative stress.), with product MKNTFTTIVLIISTVYFGFSQTKNFIDQPFIETRSKVDTLITPDRIYLSILITEKDTKGRISVEELENNMAVKLKDLGIDLDKQISLSDLSSNFKKYFLRQKDVLKSKAYSLIVYDALTAGKVIMELEKINISNVFLEKTEYSKIEKLKLELKSKAIEKAKRNAIAMLNPLNQIVGNAIFISDLGYISTQLSGRVAGIQIRGMSSLKENRFKPIDIEFKKIKVESEVLIKFKIE from the coding sequence ATGAAAAATACATTTACTACAATAGTATTAATAATTTCAACAGTTTATTTTGGATTTTCTCAAACGAAAAATTTTATAGACCAACCATTTATAGAAACAAGATCAAAGGTTGACACATTAATAACTCCTGACAGAATCTATTTGTCAATTTTAATAACAGAGAAAGACACAAAAGGACGAATTTCAGTTGAAGAACTTGAAAATAATATGGCTGTAAAACTTAAAGATTTAGGTATAGATTTAGATAAGCAAATCTCATTATCTGACTTATCAAGTAATTTTAAAAAATACTTTTTAAGACAAAAAGATGTTTTAAAAAGTAAAGCGTATTCGTTGATTGTTTATGACGCATTAACAGCTGGAAAAGTAATTATGGAATTAGAAAAAATTAATATCTCTAATGTTTTTCTTGAAAAGACAGAATATTCGAAAATTGAAAAATTGAAACTTGAATTGAAATCTAAAGCAATTGAAAAAGCTAAAAGAAATGCTATAGCAATGTTAAATCCATTAAATCAAATAGTGGGAAATGCTATTTTTATTTCAGATTTAGGATATATTTCAACTCAATTGTCTGGAAGAGTTGCTGGAATCCAAATTAGAGGAATGAGTAGTCTGAAAGAAAATAGATTTAAACCTATCGATATTGAATTTAAAAAAATTAAAGTTGAAAGTGAAGTTTTAATTAAATTTAAAATCGAATAA
- a CDS encoding ribbon-helix-helix domain-containing protein: MARQSISFTKPNDEWLKSQVGKKEYSSKSELVNDLIRQARKQQVEINWIRAKFEKAEISGFTSESKNEILAQSKSLLNE, from the coding sequence ATGGCAAGACAAAGTATATCATTCACAAAGCCGAACGATGAATGGCTAAAATCTCAAGTGGGCAAAAAAGAATATTCCAGCAAGAGTGAACTTGTAAATGACTTAATTAGACAAGCCCGAAAGCAACAAGTTGAAATTAACTGGATTCGTGCTAAATTTGAGAAAGCGGAAATTAGCGGATTTACAAGTGAAAGTAAAAATGAAATTTTAGCTCAATCAAAGTCTTTGCTTAATGAATAA
- a CDS encoding type II toxin-antitoxin system RelE/ParE family toxin has translation MNKYRLSNEAKNDLIRIHHYGIKKFGMTQADKYFESFFEYFDIISQRPFSFESVDYIKKDYRRCVCGVDSIYFKVNENVVEIIAIVGRQDLYEKL, from the coding sequence ATGAATAAATACAGATTAAGCAATGAAGCGAAAAATGACTTGATACGGATTCATCATTATGGTATTAAAAAATTTGGAATGACTCAAGCGGACAAATATTTTGAATCATTTTTTGAATATTTCGACATTATTTCCCAAAGACCTTTTTCATTCGAGTCGGTTGATTATATAAAAAAAGACTATAGACGCTGTGTTTGTGGAGTTGATAGTATTTACTTCAAAGTAAATGAGAATGTTGTTGAAATAATAGCAATTGTAGGAAGACAAGATTTGTATGAAAAACTATAA
- a CDS encoding DUF4349 domain-containing protein — MKKLTNIIGFILLISVLGCKNYEPDTMNLGAMKMEDDEQTIINNIETESETQIDKKLIKNGDVEFESENLTETRENILKAIEKFKGYSSSDNEYKNSYEISNTINIRVPSENFDKLLNEITFGVDRFDRKEINVKDVTSKFLDIEARLKTKKELENRYLEILKKANKVSEILEVEKQIGELRSEIESIEGRLKYLNNQVLFSTLNVRIYQTISKQTEFGKKFKNGFKNGWNNLILFFVFLVNIWPFILIIFGVLILIRVWRKKKRKEK, encoded by the coding sequence ATGAAAAAACTAACAAACATTATCGGATTTATTCTACTTATTTCAGTTTTAGGTTGTAAAAACTATGAGCCAGATACAATGAATCTCGGAGCAATGAAAATGGAAGATGATGAACAGACTATTATAAATAATATAGAAACAGAATCAGAAACCCAAATAGATAAAAAACTGATTAAAAACGGAGATGTTGAATTTGAATCAGAAAATCTAACTGAAACTAGAGAAAATATTTTAAAGGCTATTGAAAAATTTAAAGGCTATTCATCGTCAGATAATGAATATAAAAATTCATACGAAATAAGCAATACTATAAATATTAGAGTTCCTTCAGAAAATTTTGACAAGTTACTAAACGAAATTACATTTGGAGTTGACAGATTTGACCGAAAAGAAATTAATGTAAAAGATGTTACGTCTAAATTCCTAGACATTGAGGCGCGCTTAAAAACTAAAAAAGAGCTTGAAAATAGATATTTAGAAATTTTAAAAAAAGCGAATAAAGTAAGTGAAATTCTTGAAGTTGAAAAGCAAATCGGAGAATTACGTTCTGAAATTGAATCTATTGAGGGAAGATTAAAATATCTTAATAATCAAGTTTTATTTTCAACTTTGAATGTTAGAATTTATCAGACAATCTCTAAACAGACAGAATTTGGTAAAAAATTTAAAAATGGATTTAAGAATGGTTGGAATAACTTGATTCTATTTTTTGTATTTTTAGTTAACATTTGGCCTTTTATTTTAATAATTTTTGGAGTTCTGATTTTAATTAGAGTTTGGAGAAAAAAGAAAAGAAAAGAAAAATAA
- a CDS encoding integrase core domain-containing protein gives MPWKETTTMEQKIEFICEWRTGKYTITELCKNFEISRPTAYKLINRFEKQGFEGLKEQSRTPKEHPNATKENIVDGILKLKKKHPRWGAKKINKLLFNDFTENEIPSVVTVHNILKRHGLVCPQKRLRRVKPVYPIFDPKVCNEVWSADYKGKFLMGNKVYCHPLTIADSKSRFLFTAKGHYKETLKYAKAEFTKVFRKYGIPKQLHTDNGSPFGSVRAIQRFTQLSYWFIELGIIPVFSDPAHPEQNGRHERMHRDLKAACAKPSAYDLKAQQRRLNHFVKEYNHIRPHEALGMETPASMHNFSTRPFPEKIPNFDYNSNLKILKVTQNGAIRWKSYYWVYLTAALKGKYVGIEDLGNGIWKVFYRDVFLGFFNETQLRNKEKSIRLETNLV, from the coding sequence ATGCCTTGGAAAGAAACAACAACTATGGAACAAAAAATTGAATTTATTTGTGAATGGAGAACTGGAAAATATACCATCACAGAATTATGTAAAAACTTTGAAATCTCAAGACCCACCGCCTATAAGTTAATAAATAGGTTTGAAAAACAAGGTTTTGAAGGCTTAAAAGAGCAATCAAGAACTCCAAAGGAACATCCAAATGCGACAAAGGAAAATATTGTTGATGGGATACTTAAATTAAAGAAAAAACACCCACGCTGGGGAGCTAAAAAAATCAATAAACTATTGTTTAACGATTTTACAGAAAATGAGATCCCCTCGGTGGTTACTGTTCACAACATACTCAAAAGACACGGTTTAGTATGCCCTCAAAAAAGGTTAAGAAGAGTCAAACCTGTATATCCTATTTTTGATCCAAAAGTGTGTAATGAAGTATGGAGTGCAGATTACAAAGGAAAGTTTTTAATGGGTAATAAAGTGTATTGTCACCCACTGACCATTGCTGATTCTAAAAGTAGATTTTTATTCACAGCTAAAGGACATTATAAAGAAACTTTAAAGTACGCAAAGGCTGAATTTACAAAGGTTTTTAGGAAATATGGAATCCCTAAACAACTCCACACAGACAACGGAAGTCCCTTTGGGTCTGTTCGTGCTATTCAACGATTTACACAACTCTCCTATTGGTTTATTGAACTTGGAATTATACCCGTTTTTTCTGACCCAGCACACCCAGAACAAAACGGAAGACACGAACGTATGCATCGCGATTTAAAAGCGGCTTGTGCCAAACCTTCAGCCTATGACTTAAAAGCACAACAAAGACGTTTAAATCACTTTGTAAAAGAATATAATCACATAAGACCTCACGAAGCCTTAGGGATGGAAACACCTGCTTCAATGCATAACTTTTCCACCAGACCTTTTCCTGAAAAAATACCTAACTTTGACTATAATTCAAATCTCAAAATTTTAAAAGTAACTCAAAATGGAGCAATCAGATGGAAGTCGTATTATTGGGTATATTTAACAGCAGCTTTAAAAGGAAAATACGTAGGTATTGAAGATTTAGGTAATGGAATTTGGAAAGTCTTTTATAGAGACGTATTTTTAGGTTTCTTTAATGAAACACAATTAAGAAATAAAGAAAAGTCAATAAGGTTAGAAACTAATTTAGTGTAA